A single Aythya fuligula isolate bAytFul2 chromosome 21, bAytFul2.pri, whole genome shotgun sequence DNA region contains:
- the LOC116497550 gene encoding arylacetamide deacetylase-like 4, whose product MAFFYILSVILLVIFIASFITAIRTTIQSDYPNASIPPGVNHPGKLRIVLAFMISTSAVGLILEKLGVCTKIAFTRYMRSGRKLGPDPQLSLVDARFGRVPVRLYRPRAPSAGLRPGAIFFHGGGWLYCSIDSHENICRYIAKESESVVVSVGYRLAPEHKYPAAYEDCLNATIHFMRNIEHYGVDPARISVCGDSAGGNLAAAVSQTLAGRSDLPKLRAQILIYPGLQALDFNLPSYQQNRGVPLLFRERAAFFALQYLNGDASHMEELLEGSHIPPDIRLKYRKWVSADNIPEKFKARGYKPHKPREFKAEIFEEFKRKFEPSLCPLLAEDAVIQQLPESFILTCEYDVLRDDGLLYKKRLEDNGVRVTWCHLEDGFHGIMSLYGYQVLKFPSAKRGLDSVVKFIKGL is encoded by the exons atggcatttttttatatactgtCAGTGATACTGCTGGTGATTTTTATTGCTTCATTCATAACAGCAATTAGGACAACAATTCAATCTGACTACCCCAATGCCAGTATCCCTCCTGGAGTGAATCATCCTGGAAAGCTTCGAATTGTCCTTGCTTTTATGATTAGTACATCTGCTGTG GGGCTGATTTTGGAGAAGCTGGGGGTGTGCACGAAGATCGCCTTCACCCGCTACATGCGCTCCGGGAGGAAGCTGGGGCCGGACCCGCAGCTCTCGCTGGTGGACGCGCGGTTTGGCCGGGTGCCGGTGAGGCTCTACCGGCCCCGGGCGCCATCTGCCGGCCTGAGGCCGGGCGCCATCTTCTTCCACGGCGGCGGCTGGCTGTACTGCAGCATCG ACTCCCATGAAAACATCTGCCGATACATCGCCAAAGAAAGCGAGTCAGTGGTGGTGTCTGTGGG GTACCGTTTAGCTCCTGAACACAAATACCCTGCTGCGTATGAAGACTGTCTTAATGCTACCATACACTTCATGAGGAACATAGAGCACTACGGGGTGGACCCTGCCCGTATAAGTGTCTGTGGGGACAGTGCAGGGGGCAATCTAGCAGCTGCCGTTAGCCAGACCCTGGCAGGAAGATCAGACCTCCCCAAGCTACGCGCTCAGATCTTGATCTACCCAGGCCTTCAGGCACTGGACTTCAATTTACCTTCCTATCAGCAAAATCGAGGAGTCCCTCTCTTATTCCGAGAACgtgctgctttttttgctttgcagtaCCTAAATGGGGATGCATCGCATATGGAAGAGCTCTTGGAGGGCTCTCATATTCCTCCAGATATAAGGCTGAAGTACAGGAAGTGGGTGAGTGCAGACAACATCCCTGAAAAATTTAAGGCCAGAGGCTACAAACCACACAAACCTCGTGAATTCAAGGCTGAAATTTTTGAGGAATTTAAGAGGAAATTTGAACCCAGCCTGTGTCCCTTGCTAGCTGAAGATGCTGTTATTCAGCAGCTGCCAGAGTCTTTCATCTTGACTTGTGAGTATGATGTGCTGAGGGACGACGGCTTGCTGTACAAGAAGAGACTGGAGGACAATGGAGTTCGAGTGACCTGGTGCCACCTTGAGGATGGATTCCATGGAATCATGAGCCTATATGGTTATCAAGTTTTGAAATTTCCTTCTGCAAAAAGAGGACTGGACAGTGTTGTTAAATTTATAAAGGGCCTgtag